From Papaver somniferum cultivar HN1 unplaced genomic scaffold, ASM357369v1 unplaced-scaffold_16, whole genome shotgun sequence, a single genomic window includes:
- the LOC113337467 gene encoding beta-catenin-like protein 1, translating to MIKILQDGQELGDYIYGSAIAALDIVKDCCPAASDKFENEDLGLDIAIFPASMDMIHGSTMHVKAEIEERLISLIESLTGGISKTKKYTLLKKFEENDCERITWLMELFTRYSKKVGAVANHLKSEQLISSELYKEKLQNGFSKLQSIAVILVHLWLPEIKAKIESELSRHQIEKKHVLDVLSAYRDNIGNPGGSENTKTVIEAYIARLEENCSQSMELGAQENSGQRMELDVPEKPDQGELEDVHSKRRWTGVDILDS from the exons ATGATTAAAATTTTACAGGATGGGCAAGAATTGGGTGATTATATTTATGGGTCTGCCATTGCGGCACTTGATATAGTGAAAGATTGTTGTCCCGCTGCTTCTGACAAGTTTGAGAATGAGGATTTGGGATTGGACATTGCAATATTCCCTGCTTCCATGGATATG ATTCATGGGAGTACTATGCATGTTAAAGCAGAAATTGAAGAACGTCTTATATCGCTAATCGAATCATTAACTG GTGGCATTAGCAAGACGAAAAAATATACATTGTTAAAAAAGTTTGAGGAGAATGATTGTGAAAGAATCACCTGGCTTATGGAGCTCTTCACACG ATATTCCAAAAAAGTTGGCGCAGTGGCGAATCATCTCAAAAGCGAACAG CTGATCTCATCTGAGCTCTACAAGGAAAAATTGCAAAATGGATTCTCCAAGCTTCAG TCGATTGCTGTTATTCTTGTTCATCTTTGGTTGCCCGA GATAAAGGCTAAGATTGAAAGTGAATTGTCTCGTCACCAGATAGAGAAGAAACATGTGCTGGATGTTCTCTCA GCATATCGTGACAACATTGGCAACCCGGGTGGATCAGAAAATACGAAGACGGTGATCGAGGCATACATCGCTCGCCTTGAg GAAAATTGTAGCCAGAGTATGGAGCTGGGTGCACAGGAAAATTCTGGCCAGAGGATGGAGCTGGATGTACCGGAAAAGCCTGACCAGGGGGAACTGGAGGATGTACATAGCAAGCGGCGATGGACTGGCGTCGATATACTCGATAGTTGA